From Streptomyces sp. NBC_00237, a single genomic window includes:
- a CDS encoding HNH endonuclease signature motif containing protein: protein MGASYCSHRCSSRAQEDRRRARIAGAAVGSVSRWRVYERDAWTCHICGDPVDRDAVVPDLAAPVLDHVMPLARGGPHSEGNLKTAHFYCNSVKRDLVEGWSAVA, encoded by the coding sequence ATGGGCGCTTCGTACTGCTCGCACCGATGCAGCAGCAGGGCTCAGGAGGATCGCCGACGGGCCCGCATAGCTGGCGCTGCGGTCGGTAGCGTGTCCCGTTGGCGGGTGTATGAGCGGGATGCGTGGACATGCCATATATGCGGTGACCCAGTCGATCGCGACGCTGTCGTACCAGACCTTGCAGCACCAGTCCTTGATCACGTTATGCCGCTTGCGCGAGGTGGACCGCACAGCGAGGGTAACTTGAAGACCGCTCACTTCTACTGCAACAGCGTCAAGCGCGATCTTGTCGAGGGCTGGTCAGCAGTGGCCTGA